Proteins from one Candidatus Binataceae bacterium genomic window:
- a CDS encoding Rieske 2Fe-2S domain-containing protein: MGNFVKLARVEDVAVGQGKQFKVGEQEIALFNVEGNFYAIEAWCYHMGGPLADGYLRGTRLQCPWHGWTFELTTGCYTRDPNKKLTIFPVKIENGDILVEV; encoded by the coding sequence GTGGGCAACTTCGTCAAATTGGCCCGAGTCGAGGACGTTGCGGTCGGGCAGGGCAAGCAGTTCAAGGTCGGCGAACAGGAGATCGCGCTGTTCAATGTCGAGGGTAACTTCTACGCGATTGAGGCCTGGTGTTACCACATGGGCGGACCGCTGGCCGACGGTTATTTGCGCGGGACTCGCCTGCAATGCCCATGGCATGGATGGACTTTCGAGTTAACTACCGGCTGCTATACCCGCGACCCGAACAAAAAGCTCACCATTTTTCCCGTTAAGATTGAAAACGGCGACATTCTGGTCGAAGTATAG
- the argJ gene encoding bifunctional glutamate N-acetyltransferase/amino-acid acetyltransferase ArgJ, with the protein MEPRAEVVAGFRMAGVRAGLKTSQNPDLGLIVADRPAVAAGVFTTNRVKAAPVSLAQTRLRAGSLRAIAANSGSANCFTGAPGMKLAQASCTALARALGCPPALVIPCSTGVIGHLYDLQRYRDGIRAALAALAPDGLSAFAQAIMTTDTRPKLATTTLRAGGTTVTVTGVAKGAGMIAPNMATMLAFILTDAALPLATVRHLVRQAAAPSFNAITVDGDMSTNDSLILAASGAAANGALRPREIKAFADAVSALAGELARQMVFDGEGASKLVSIEVRGARRREDAERVARQIANSLLVKTAFFGCDPNVGRIAAAAGACGVTFDPQRLELWIDRVRIAARGKILVAALPAAALRMKQRQFALTVDLKQGRAVATVLTSDLSYDYVKINAEYTT; encoded by the coding sequence ATGGAACCGCGGGCGGAGGTAGTGGCAGGCTTCAGAATGGCCGGAGTCCGAGCCGGACTTAAGACTTCGCAGAACCCCGATCTAGGTTTAATCGTGGCTGATCGGCCAGCGGTCGCCGCTGGCGTCTTCACCACCAACCGGGTTAAGGCCGCGCCGGTCAGCTTGGCACAAACACGCCTACGCGCCGGCAGCTTGCGGGCCATTGCGGCCAACTCTGGCAGCGCCAATTGTTTCACCGGCGCACCCGGGATGAAGCTGGCCCAGGCTTCCTGCACCGCGCTGGCGCGCGCGCTGGGCTGCCCTCCCGCGCTGGTAATTCCCTGCTCCACTGGCGTGATCGGCCATCTCTACGACCTTCAGCGCTATCGTGACGGAATCCGCGCTGCGCTCGCCGCCCTGGCTCCCGATGGGCTCAGTGCGTTTGCCCAGGCGATCATGACCACCGACACCAGACCCAAGTTGGCGACCACCACGCTGCGCGCCGGCGGCACCACCGTAACGGTGACGGGAGTGGCCAAGGGGGCCGGCATGATCGCGCCCAACATGGCAACCATGCTGGCCTTTATCCTGACCGATGCCGCGCTGCCACTGGCCACCGTGCGCCACCTCGTGCGCCAGGCAGCCGCTCCCAGTTTCAACGCCATTACGGTGGACGGCGATATGTCTACCAACGACAGTCTGATCCTCGCGGCCAGCGGTGCGGCCGCCAACGGAGCGCTGCGCCCGCGCGAGATCAAGGCCTTCGCCGATGCAGTTAGCGCGCTGGCTGGGGAATTGGCCCGCCAGATGGTCTTCGACGGCGAGGGGGCCTCTAAGCTGGTCTCCATCGAGGTGCGCGGCGCGCGCCGGCGCGAAGACGCGGAGCGAGTCGCGCGGCAGATCGCCAACTCCCTGTTGGTCAAGACTGCCTTCTTCGGCTGCGATCCCAATGTCGGGCGGATCGCCGCGGCGGCGGGTGCCTGCGGAGTCACGTTTGATCCCCAGCGACTGGAGCTGTGGATCGATCGGGTGCGGATTGCGGCTCGCGGCAAGATCCTGGTGGCGGCGCTGCCCGCCGCGGCGCTGCGGATGAAGCAGCGCCAGTTCGCTCTGACCGTCGATCTAAAGCAGGGGCGCGCGGTGGCTACCGTGCTGACCAGTGACTTGAGTTACGACTACGTAAAGATCAACGCCGAATATACCACTTGA
- the mtnA gene encoding S-methyl-5-thioribose-1-phosphate isomerase, with product MAIKTLRWSGERVLLLDQRLLPEREVYREYSDYRGVARAIATMVVRGAPAIGVAAAMGVALGLRGYSGSQAPARFATVSRVLMATRPTAVNLAWAVARMGALVEASRALSSAALFRRLRQESLAIYREDIAANRALGRLGADLITANPARILTHCNAGALATAGYGTALGIVRALREAGRAVSVFADETRPFLQGARLTAWELRQDRIAVTVLADNMAGLLMARDMVDCVIVGTDRVAANGDVANKIGTYPLAVLARRHQVPFYVAAPLSSIDLNCPSGAHIPIEERAAAELATFMGRTIVPAGARVFNPAFDVTPAALVTAIVTERGVARSPYRRSLLALKTDQMSASTPAKAPRSVAQ from the coding sequence ATGGCGATAAAGACCCTTCGATGGAGTGGCGAGCGCGTACTTCTGCTCGATCAACGGCTGTTGCCCGAGCGTGAAGTATACCGCGAATACAGCGATTACCGCGGTGTGGCGCGTGCAATCGCGACCATGGTCGTACGCGGCGCCCCTGCTATTGGGGTGGCGGCAGCGATGGGCGTGGCCTTGGGGCTGCGTGGCTACAGCGGAAGCCAAGCGCCAGCGCGTTTCGCCACCGTCAGCCGGGTGCTGATGGCTACTCGCCCCACTGCGGTTAATTTGGCGTGGGCGGTGGCCCGAATGGGCGCTTTGGTGGAAGCCAGCCGCGCGCTGAGCTCGGCTGCGCTGTTTCGTCGCCTGCGCCAGGAGTCGCTAGCGATCTATCGCGAGGATATCGCCGCCAACCGCGCCTTGGGCCGGTTGGGGGCCGATCTTATTACGGCCAACCCGGCTCGCATCCTGACCCACTGCAACGCCGGCGCGCTGGCCACCGCCGGTTACGGTACTGCACTGGGAATCGTACGCGCTCTGCGCGAGGCGGGACGAGCGGTTAGTGTGTTCGCCGATGAAACCCGCCCTTTTCTTCAGGGGGCGCGCTTGACCGCCTGGGAGTTGCGCCAGGATCGGATTGCTGTCACGGTCCTGGCCGATAACATGGCCGGTCTGTTGATGGCCCGCGATATGGTCGATTGCGTGATCGTGGGGACCGACCGAGTTGCGGCCAACGGTGACGTTGCCAATAAAATCGGCACCTATCCGCTGGCCGTGCTGGCCCGTCGCCATCAAGTGCCGTTTTACGTGGCCGCTCCGCTGTCATCGATCGATCTGAACTGCCCCAGCGGGGCTCATATTCCTATCGAAGAGCGCGCCGCAGCCGAACTAGCCACCTTCATGGGGCGAACGATTGTGCCGGCCGGCGCCCGGGTATTCAATCCCGCTTTCGATGTCACGCCGGCTGCCTTGGTCACCGCCATCGTCACCGAGCGCGGGGTAGCGCGTTCGCCTTACAGGCGGTCGCTGCTCGCCCTCAAGACCGACCAAATGTCCGCCAGCACGCCGGCAAAAGCGCCGCGCTCAGTGGCCCAATAG
- the murI gene encoding glutamate racemase: protein MANNVTSRRRAGGKRSTNGLSRRAIGVFDSGIGGLTVLKALSVVLPNEDFIYLGDTARAPYGTKSNEVISRYSRENTEFLLAKGIKLLVIACNTASAVALESIAAQTTIPVVGVLEPGARAATKASRTGKIGVIGTEATIASGAYTRLIRQLRPHAELYTRACPLLVPLAEEGWTDNEVAELTVRHYLGSLKASGIDTLLLGCTHYPLLREVIAHALGPEIKLVDSAAATAAAVRELLGNHRLLAKAGAGTRSFFVTEAPERFVKVGRRFFGPEVESSVRIER from the coding sequence ATGGCGAACAACGTCACGTCCCGCCGCCGCGCCGGCGGCAAGCGGAGCACCAACGGCTTAAGCCGACGAGCAATCGGGGTCTTCGATTCCGGTATCGGCGGTCTGACGGTGCTCAAGGCGCTGAGCGTTGTATTGCCGAACGAAGATTTTATTTATCTAGGCGATACCGCGCGCGCGCCCTATGGCACCAAATCCAACGAGGTAATCAGTCGTTATTCGCGCGAGAACACCGAGTTTCTGCTGGCCAAGGGAATCAAGTTGCTAGTGATTGCGTGCAACACCGCCAGCGCGGTGGCGCTGGAGTCGATCGCGGCTCAGACCACGATTCCAGTGGTAGGCGTGCTGGAACCGGGGGCGCGGGCTGCGACCAAGGCCTCGCGCACGGGCAAGATTGGGGTAATCGGCACCGAAGCGACGATCGCCTCGGGCGCCTACACCCGGCTGATTCGGCAATTGCGCCCGCATGCCGAACTTTATACTCGAGCCTGCCCGCTGCTGGTGCCACTGGCCGAGGAGGGCTGGACCGACAATGAAGTGGCGGAACTCACGGTGCGCCATTATCTGGGCAGCCTCAAAGCCAGTGGCATCGATACTTTGCTCTTAGGCTGCACTCATTATCCGTTACTGCGCGAGGTGATTGCGCACGCCTTGGGGCCGGAGATAAAGCTGGTGGATTCGGCCGCGGCCACCGCGGCGGCGGTGCGTGAGTTGCTGGGTAATCATCGTCTGCTGGCAAAAGCCGGGGCCGGCACGCGCAGTTTCTTTGTAACCGAGGCGCCGGAGAGATTTGTGAAGGTGGGGCGGCGGTTTTTCGGCCCCGAGGTGGAATCTTCGGTGCGCATCGAACGATAG
- a CDS encoding glycosyltransferase family 2 protein: MPAVSVIIPAYNRRAMLKEAIASVAAQRGANFELIVVDDGSDDGTWEDLNEGELAAALAQAPSGCAVKLLRQENRGPAAARNHGAAVATGEYLAFLDSDDLWMPDKLARQLAYFANHPHLRIAQTQELWLREGRPVNPGRRHRKPEGQFFVAALRTCLISPSAVMMRADLFTALAGFDPRLAACEDYDLWLRVLIKHPVGLLDAPLVIRRAGPHGQLSALTPALDRFRIRSLLKLLAAGDLDAAMQRQTALVLRQKCGIYAQGLERRRHERQADFYRGLAGQIAIQLEHNLTLDRNLVAGLLRAQPLECPDDV; the protein is encoded by the coding sequence ATGCCGGCGGTTAGTGTCATAATCCCAGCATACAATCGCCGCGCGATGCTCAAGGAGGCGATCGCCTCGGTCGCGGCACAGCGCGGGGCCAACTTCGAGCTTATCGTGGTCGATGATGGCTCCGATGACGGCACATGGGAGGACCTTAACGAGGGTGAACTTGCCGCGGCATTGGCCCAAGCGCCCTCGGGCTGCGCGGTTAAGCTGTTGCGCCAGGAAAATCGCGGACCAGCAGCTGCGCGCAATCACGGAGCGGCCGTGGCCACCGGCGAATATCTGGCCTTCTTGGATTCCGACGATCTATGGATGCCGGACAAGCTGGCCCGCCAACTTGCCTACTTCGCCAATCATCCGCATCTGCGGATCGCCCAGACGCAGGAGTTGTGGCTGCGCGAGGGGCGGCCAGTCAATCCTGGCCGCCGTCATCGCAAGCCCGAGGGGCAATTCTTCGTGGCCGCGCTGCGCACCTGCCTGATCAGCCCTTCGGCGGTGATGATGCGGGCCGATCTGTTCACCGCCCTGGCCGGCTTTGACCCGCGCCTGGCGGCCTGCGAAGACTACGATTTGTGGCTGCGCGTGCTGATCAAGCATCCGGTCGGTTTGCTCGACGCGCCGCTGGTGATCCGGCGCGCCGGCCCTCATGGCCAGCTCTCTGCACTGACTCCGGCGCTGGATCGATTCCGGATTCGCAGCCTGCTCAAGCTCTTGGCCGCGGGTGATCTGGACGCCGCGATGCAGCGTCAGACCGCGCTGGTGCTCAGGCAAAAATGCGGAATCTATGCACAGGGATTGGAACGGCGTCGGCACGAACGCCAGGCCGATTTCTATCGTGGCTTGGCCGGCCAGATTGCAATTCAGTTGGAGCACAACCTGACGCTGGATCGCAACTTAGTGGCAGGCCTGCTCCGCGCCCAGCCGTTGGAGTGTCCTGATGATGTCTGA
- the secA gene encoding preprotein translocase subunit SecA, whose translation MAVDIFTRLGRKVFGSKNDRELKRMRPLVEEINRLEPTLEAESAEQLRARIATWRERIAPLEEAEEQAGALQDALPEVFAIVREAAKRTLGQRHFDVQLLGGMVLHEGRIAEMKTGEGKTLVATLPSTLNALSGRGVHVVTVNDYLARRDAEWMGRVYTYLGLSVGVIVHGLSDAQRKQAYACDITYGQNNEFGFDYLRDNMKFNLDDYVQREFNYAIVDEVDSILIDEARTPLIISGASEESTDTYYVVDRVVPRLRAETDYSIDEKLRTVALTEEGVTRVEKLLGVDNLYDPRNILLIHHVNQALKAHTLFKRDVDYVVKDGEVIIVDEFTGRLMPGRRWSDGLHQAVEAKENVKIESENQTLATITFQNYFRMYKKLAGMTGTADTEAVEFNQIYGLQVMVVPTNRPMIRKDNQDLVYKSEAEKFDAVVEEIRDCHERGQPVLVGTVSIEKSERVSNLLKRAGVKHAVLNAKNHEREAEIVAQAGRLGAVTISTNMAGRGTDIVLGGNADFMAADQAGTRDPTDPTFQEALAKFREQCAAERERVLQAGGLHILGTERHESRRIDNQLRGRSGRQGDPGSSQFYLSLEDDLLRIFGADRLKGLMGRIGMEDGMPIEHRWISRAIENAQKKVEAHNFDIRKHLLEYDDVMNKQREVVYHRRRELLGSASLKDDVLDMCEELIESIVDAHASDQLDPLDWDWKALEDAFFRQFKFRPEFRNNGSVPADSAQLKSACIERVRKLYDEREAAFTPPVMRQVEKIILLQTLDALWKDHLLAMDHLKEGIGLRGYAQQNPLVEYQKEGFSMFEAMLGVMQQDVVEKLFSVQVAREQEVERLEQAQQQRPQQVVMSHGGQSEQAAAAPVRRDGDKVGRNDPCPCGSGKKYKRCHGR comes from the coding sequence ATGGCTGTGGATATTTTCACGCGCCTGGGACGTAAGGTCTTCGGCTCCAAAAACGATCGCGAACTCAAGCGGATGCGCCCGCTGGTGGAAGAAATCAACCGGCTGGAGCCCACCTTGGAGGCCGAAAGCGCCGAGCAGTTGCGCGCGCGCATCGCCACCTGGCGCGAACGGATCGCGCCGCTGGAAGAGGCCGAAGAGCAAGCCGGAGCGCTGCAAGACGCCTTACCCGAAGTCTTCGCGATCGTGCGCGAGGCGGCCAAGCGCACTCTGGGGCAGCGCCATTTCGACGTGCAATTGCTGGGCGGCATGGTCTTGCACGAAGGCCGCATCGCCGAGATGAAAACCGGCGAGGGCAAAACCCTGGTTGCCACCCTGCCCTCCACTCTCAACGCGCTCAGTGGGCGCGGCGTACACGTGGTCACGGTCAACGATTACCTGGCCCGGCGCGACGCCGAATGGATGGGGCGGGTCTACACCTACCTGGGACTGAGCGTGGGCGTGATCGTACACGGCCTGTCCGACGCGCAGCGCAAGCAGGCCTACGCCTGCGACATCACCTACGGCCAGAACAACGAATTCGGCTTCGACTACCTGCGCGATAACATGAAGTTCAACCTCGACGATTACGTCCAGCGCGAATTCAACTACGCGATCGTGGACGAGGTCGACTCAATCCTGATCGACGAGGCGCGCACGCCGCTGATCATCTCGGGTGCCTCCGAAGAATCCACCGATACCTATTACGTGGTCGACCGGGTGGTGCCCCGGCTGAGGGCCGAAACCGACTATTCGATCGATGAAAAGTTGCGTACCGTGGCGCTGACTGAAGAGGGCGTCACGCGTGTCGAGAAGCTACTAGGAGTGGACAATCTCTACGATCCGCGCAATATCCTGCTCATCCATCACGTCAATCAGGCACTCAAGGCCCACACCCTGTTCAAGCGCGATGTCGATTACGTGGTCAAAGACGGCGAGGTCATCATCGTTGACGAATTCACCGGCCGCTTGATGCCGGGACGGCGCTGGAGCGACGGCCTGCATCAGGCGGTCGAGGCCAAGGAAAACGTCAAGATCGAGTCCGAAAACCAGACCCTGGCCACGATCACCTTCCAGAACTACTTCCGCATGTACAAGAAACTGGCCGGAATGACCGGGACGGCCGACACCGAAGCGGTGGAGTTCAACCAGATTTACGGCTTGCAGGTGATGGTAGTACCCACCAATCGGCCCATGATTCGCAAGGACAACCAGGACCTGGTGTACAAGAGCGAAGCTGAGAAATTCGACGCGGTAGTCGAGGAAATTCGCGATTGTCACGAGCGCGGCCAGCCGGTCTTGGTGGGCACGGTATCGATCGAGAAATCCGAACGGGTTTCCAACCTGCTCAAGCGCGCCGGGGTCAAACACGCCGTGCTCAATGCCAAGAACCACGAGCGCGAGGCCGAGATTGTGGCGCAAGCCGGGCGTCTGGGCGCGGTGACGATCTCCACCAACATGGCCGGCCGCGGCACCGATATCGTGCTGGGTGGCAATGCCGACTTCATGGCCGCCGATCAGGCCGGCACGCGTGATCCCACTGATCCTACCTTTCAGGAGGCGCTAGCGAAGTTTCGCGAACAATGCGCGGCCGAGCGCGAGCGGGTGCTGCAAGCCGGCGGGCTGCATATCCTGGGCACCGAGCGGCACGAGTCGCGCCGCATCGACAACCAGTTGCGCGGGCGCTCCGGGCGCCAGGGCGATCCCGGCAGCTCGCAGTTCTATCTCTCGCTGGAGGATGACCTGCTGCGCATCTTCGGCGCCGACCGCCTCAAGGGGCTGATGGGCCGCATCGGGATGGAAGACGGCATGCCGATCGAGCATCGCTGGATCTCCCGGGCGATCGAAAACGCACAAAAGAAGGTCGAAGCCCATAACTTCGATATCCGCAAGCATCTCCTCGAATACGACGACGTGATGAACAAGCAGCGCGAGGTGGTGTACCATCGCCGCCGCGAGCTTTTGGGCAGCGCCTCGCTCAAGGACGATGTCTTGGACATGTGCGAGGAACTGATCGAGAGCATCGTCGATGCCCACGCCAGCGATCAGCTGGACCCGCTGGATTGGGACTGGAAAGCGTTGGAAGACGCGTTTTTCCGCCAATTCAAGTTTCGTCCCGAGTTCCGCAATAATGGCAGCGTGCCCGCCGATTCCGCCCAGCTAAAGAGCGCCTGCATCGAGCGGGTGCGCAAGCTTTACGACGAGCGCGAGGCGGCCTTCACGCCGCCCGTGATGCGGCAGGTCGAGAAGATCATCCTGCTCCAGACCCTGGATGCCTTGTGGAAGGATCACCTGCTCGCGATGGACCATCTCAAAGAGGGGATCGGCCTGCGCGGCTACGCCCAGCAAAACCCTTTGGTCGAGTACCAGAAGGAAGGCTTCTCGATGTTCGAGGCGATGCTGGGGGTAATGCAGCAGGATGTGGTCGAGAAGCTGTTTTCGGTCCAGGTCGCACGCGAGCAGGAAGTCGAACGGCTGGAGCAAGCCCAACAGCAACGGCCGCAGCAGGTGGTGATGAGTCACGGCGGTCAGAGCGAGCAGGCCGCCGCCGCTCCGGTCCGGCGCGACGGCGACAAGGTCGGCCGCAACGATCCCTGTCCGTGCGGCTCGGGCAAAAAATACAAACGCTGCCACGGCCGCTGA
- the yihA gene encoding ribosome biogenesis GTP-binding protein YihA/YsxC, producing the protein MKLLWSFATAAHSLAQCPRWERREIAIVGRSNVGKSSLINALAGSKGLARTSSTPGRTQALNFFTVGEDLAVVDLPGFGYARMPAEQATKLGALMEEFLTRRATLAAMVLLVDIRREPGEVERNLAIAAARRRLELLVVATKCDKVGRAERVAARARLGALGSSINFCSVVNNEGIEPLRRALLAVGRSAASSRRGGPVEA; encoded by the coding sequence GTGAAACTACTGTGGAGCTTCGCCACCGCCGCCCATTCCTTGGCCCAATGTCCCCGCTGGGAGCGGCGCGAGATCGCCATCGTCGGCCGCTCCAACGTCGGTAAAAGCTCGCTTATCAATGCGCTGGCCGGGAGCAAAGGGCTCGCCCGCACCAGCAGCACCCCCGGTCGTACCCAGGCGCTGAATTTCTTCACCGTCGGCGAAGATTTAGCGGTCGTCGATCTGCCGGGTTTCGGCTATGCCCGGATGCCTGCCGAACAAGCGACAAAACTGGGGGCCTTGATGGAAGAGTTTCTGACCCGGCGCGCGACGCTGGCGGCGATGGTGCTGCTGGTCGATATTCGCCGCGAGCCGGGCGAAGTCGAGCGCAATCTGGCGATCGCGGCCGCGCGCCGCCGCCTCGAGCTCCTCGTCGTAGCCACCAAATGCGACAAAGTCGGGCGCGCCGAAAGGGTCGCCGCGCGGGCTCGCCTCGGCGCCCTGGGCAGCTCCATCAATTTCTGCTCGGTGGTAAACAATGAAGGGATTGAGCCGCTGCGGCGCGCGCTGTTGGCCGTGGGGCGTTCAGCAGCCAGCTCACGGCGCGGCGGCCCGGTGGAGGCGTGA
- a CDS encoding TolC family protein, translating to MARAQPRPALAGDGAAAQTLPSLVAEALADSPLIIAARHKWQAAQKVPLQEASLPDPQVTFQNLAVGNPIPGHDLQSNNFAYLGYGVTQEVPFPTKLGLRGSIAREQARWAWEAYQAQRRALIEQVRESYFELFYLAKSRELLHRTYQQFRGIANITRAQYEVGTARQQDVLKAQLEMTSILDELQTAREGFEQGQANLKAMVGRDPDSPDIAIGEVTPTLFKLDQHQLRQLALAASPVLKQAQALEDKSEQALRLARQSYIPDLSLSYMYQNTGSRFPDYYMATVGLSIPLYFWRKQTPAIDQAGAEQESAHAQTFATRLEVLAQAQNQWVAIQTTQRVSKIYHDGLLPQARATLQSALAAYRVGKVDFQTLLSAEIDLLRLEQEYYRVVADHEIAIARISQIIGEVP from the coding sequence GTGGCGCGGGCGCAGCCACGGCCGGCGCTTGCCGGCGACGGCGCTGCCGCCCAAACCCTACCCTCCTTGGTCGCCGAGGCGCTCGCCGACAGCCCGCTTATCATCGCCGCGCGCCACAAATGGCAGGCGGCGCAGAAAGTTCCGCTGCAGGAAGCTTCCTTGCCCGATCCGCAGGTCACGTTTCAGAACCTGGCGGTGGGCAATCCGATTCCCGGCCACGATCTGCAGAGCAATAACTTTGCCTATCTAGGCTACGGCGTTACCCAGGAGGTTCCTTTCCCGACCAAGCTGGGTCTGCGCGGCTCGATCGCGCGCGAGCAGGCTCGCTGGGCCTGGGAAGCTTATCAAGCACAGCGGCGCGCGCTGATCGAGCAGGTGCGGGAGAGCTATTTCGAACTGTTCTACCTGGCCAAATCCCGGGAGCTTTTGCACCGCACCTACCAGCAGTTCCGCGGGATCGCCAACATCACCCGGGCCCAATACGAGGTCGGCACCGCCCGACAGCAAGACGTGCTTAAGGCGCAGCTCGAAATGACCTCGATCCTCGACGAACTGCAGACCGCGCGCGAAGGGTTTGAGCAGGGGCAGGCCAACCTCAAGGCGATGGTGGGGCGCGACCCCGACTCGCCCGACATCGCGATCGGCGAGGTCACGCCGACGCTGTTCAAGCTGGACCAGCATCAATTGCGGCAACTGGCCTTGGCGGCCTCGCCGGTACTCAAGCAGGCCCAGGCGCTGGAGGACAAGAGCGAGCAAGCCTTGAGGCTGGCCCGTCAGAGTTACATTCCCGATCTCAGTCTTTCCTACATGTACCAGAACACCGGGTCACGGTTCCCTGATTACTACATGGCGACCGTCGGCCTGAGCATTCCCTTGTACTTCTGGCGCAAGCAGACGCCGGCAATCGACCAGGCTGGGGCGGAGCAGGAATCGGCACACGCTCAGACCTTCGCCACCCGGCTGGAGGTATTGGCGCAGGCGCAGAACCAGTGGGTTGCGATTCAGACCACGCAGCGCGTCAGCAAAATCTACCACGATGGCCTGCTCCCCCAGGCTCGGGCAACTCTGCAATCCGCGCTAGCCGCATACCGCGTGGGCAAGGTCGATTTCCAAACCCTGCTTAGCGCCGAGATCGACCTGCTGCGGCTGGAGCAGGAGTACTACCGCGTGGTCGCCGACCATGAGATCGCGATTGCCCGGATTAGCCAGATCATCGGAGAGGTGCCATGA
- a CDS encoding class I SAM-dependent methyltransferase, with product MEREGFAIVRCPACGYSFAVLPPGLDLNTIYQDDAYWSGGTAHGYPSDYAELAPAIMTKMFAERLRQLAAFAPPPRTLLEIGCASGHFLSMARTAGYQVEGLEIGAPMRAVCAQRVGCQLYSSLEQIEAAGRRYQCVVMYEVLEHLPDPPAMLRRLVPLLAPDGLLTVSTPNFEGVGAENNAPGNVWFVPPAHIAYFGPTSLLRCLELGGFKPLLLEKRLDREPPLPAPLAALLGPLRRGKRMRPRGIIGRWLKAYYLRQPDAARWMDCLVAYARVGP from the coding sequence ATGGAACGCGAAGGGTTTGCGATCGTGCGCTGCCCCGCCTGCGGCTACAGCTTCGCCGTGCTGCCTCCCGGTCTCGATCTGAACACTATTTATCAGGATGACGCCTATTGGAGCGGCGGCACCGCCCACGGCTATCCCAGCGACTATGCCGAATTGGCGCCGGCGATAATGACCAAAATGTTCGCCGAGCGGCTGCGCCAGCTTGCAGCCTTTGCGCCACCACCGCGCACGCTTTTGGAAATCGGCTGCGCCTCGGGTCATTTCCTCTCAATGGCCCGCACAGCGGGTTACCAGGTCGAGGGTTTGGAGATTGGAGCGCCGATGAGGGCAGTATGCGCGCAGCGCGTAGGTTGTCAGCTCTACAGTTCATTGGAACAGATCGAAGCCGCCGGTCGGCGCTACCAATGCGTGGTGATGTACGAGGTGCTCGAGCATCTGCCCGATCCGCCGGCAATGCTGCGCCGGCTCGTTCCGCTGCTCGCGCCCGACGGTCTATTGACGGTGTCCACCCCGAACTTCGAGGGTGTAGGTGCCGAGAATAACGCTCCTGGCAATGTGTGGTTCGTACCGCCCGCTCACATCGCCTACTTCGGGCCCACCAGCCTGCTACGATGTCTAGAACTGGGGGGCTTCAAGCCTTTGCTTTTGGAGAAGCGGCTTGATCGCGAACCACCGCTGCCGGCGCCTCTGGCCGCGCTGCTCGGCCCACTACGGCGCGGCAAGCGGATGCGACCGCGGGGGATTATCGGGCGTTGGCTTAAGGCTTACTATCTGCGCCAGCCCGACGCTGCGCGCTGGATGGATTGTCTGGTGGCCTACGCGCGGGTCGGACCTTAG